One genomic window of Luteitalea pratensis includes the following:
- a CDS encoding PEGA domain-containing protein codes for MKSTLVTSILLAGLVFVNTPSAVQAQHNRNPSGGGGGSSSGGTSSGGSSSGSDSTGSAVPRGGGSSPWGGGSVSSRPSEPTSSSSGARGPARVSGSGTRSYGSNGADGGTGSTTVPPYSRARNGAPVTGYGVPRGSVATLPPIISGPIYWGPDDWYFYPWGYGALALGYFWDPWMWTGYYGGGGYPWMDPYWSGGGGGGGGSYGSWDNANGSPDANSQSPAEENPLDSNGPTGGLRLKVEPREAEVYVDGFYAGRVDDFDGAMQKLKVVQGSHRIELRAEGYETATFTVNVIAGETTSYKTELKRH; via the coding sequence ATGAAGAGCACACTCGTCACATCGATCCTGCTCGCAGGGCTCGTGTTCGTGAATACGCCCTCGGCCGTCCAGGCCCAGCACAACCGCAACCCGAGCGGCGGCGGTGGCGGCAGCTCGAGTGGCGGAACTTCCAGTGGGGGGAGTTCGAGCGGTAGCGACAGCACAGGGAGCGCGGTGCCGCGCGGTGGCGGCAGTTCGCCGTGGGGCGGTGGCAGCGTCTCATCCCGGCCGAGTGAGCCGACTTCGTCCTCATCCGGCGCCCGCGGTCCGGCACGGGTGTCCGGCAGCGGTACACGGTCGTACGGCAGCAACGGTGCCGATGGCGGCACCGGGAGCACGACCGTGCCGCCGTACTCGCGCGCCCGCAATGGCGCTCCCGTGACCGGCTATGGCGTGCCGCGCGGATCGGTGGCCACGTTGCCGCCGATTATCTCGGGCCCGATCTACTGGGGTCCGGACGACTGGTACTTCTATCCCTGGGGTTACGGAGCGCTCGCCCTTGGGTATTTCTGGGATCCGTGGATGTGGACCGGGTACTACGGCGGCGGTGGCTACCCGTGGATGGACCCGTACTGGAGCGGTGGCGGCGGAGGCGGGGGCGGCAGCTACGGCAGCTGGGACAACGCCAACGGCTCGCCTGACGCCAACAGTCAGTCGCCGGCGGAGGAGAACCCGCTGGACTCGAACGGCCCGACAGGTGGACTACGCCTGAAGGTGGAGCCGCGGGAGGCCGAGGTCTACGTCGACGGCTTCTACGCCGGTCGCGTCGATGACTTCGATGGCGCGATGCAGAAACTGAAGGTCGTCCAGGGTTCGCATCGCATCGAGTTGCGCGCGGAGGGGTACGAGACGGCGACGTTCACGGTCAACGTCATCGCCGGCGAGACCACGAGCTACAAGACCGAGCTGAAGCGTCATTGA
- a CDS encoding anti-sigma factor family protein, with protein sequence MTDVTPCPDPDALLVLLYDDEGAPDERALLQAHVNRCPQCADVLTSLDTARGALGAWHAPRLPLGFAFVHTERSPWRTTLWRGGLAAAAVLVLGAAVSLARFDITYSEQGLRIRTGVERIPERANAAVSSTDSLKTARTAAPATPTEGTWVSTAAVGEPPWRADFDLLATQIRGDVSRMIQENRHEQGPVALRAAVQATPAAPGRTTSDAELLKQVQDLLDQSEIRQQANLALRVTELGRQFELARQSDIVQVEQTLQRIEQQRGDLLRRVAATQPRP encoded by the coding sequence ATGACCGATGTGACGCCCTGTCCTGACCCCGATGCCTTGCTCGTCCTGCTCTACGACGATGAGGGCGCACCCGACGAAAGGGCGCTCCTGCAGGCCCACGTCAATCGGTGCCCACAGTGCGCTGACGTCTTGACGTCGCTCGACACCGCCCGGGGGGCGCTTGGCGCCTGGCACGCTCCACGCCTCCCACTTGGTTTCGCGTTCGTCCACACCGAACGGTCGCCGTGGCGTACCACACTCTGGAGAGGTGGGCTCGCGGCTGCCGCCGTTCTCGTCCTTGGCGCAGCCGTGTCGCTCGCCCGCTTCGACATCACCTACAGCGAGCAGGGCCTGCGCATTCGGACCGGAGTCGAACGGATCCCGGAGCGCGCCAACGCTGCCGTGTCTTCCACCGATTCGCTCAAGACCGCCAGGACCGCCGCACCAGCCACGCCCACTGAGGGCACCTGGGTCAGCACGGCGGCAGTGGGCGAGCCGCCGTGGCGTGCGGACTTCGACCTGCTCGCCACCCAGATTCGCGGCGACGTCAGCCGGATGATTCAGGAAAACCGGCATGAGCAGGGGCCCGTCGCGCTGCGCGCGGCAGTGCAGGCCACGCCAGCAGCCCCGGGCCGGACCACGAGCGACGCCGAGTTACTGAAGCAGGTGCAGGATCTGCTCGATCAAAGCGAAATCCGTCAGCAGGCCAACCTCGCGCTCCGGGTTACCGAACTCGGCCGCCAGTTCGAACTTGCCCGTCAAAGCGACATCGTCCAGGTCGAGCAGACCCTCCAGCGCATCGAGCAGCAGCGCGGTGATCTGCTGCGCCGGGTGGCCGCGACACAGCCACGACCCTGA
- a CDS encoding RNA polymerase sigma factor: protein MTSSDEELVARSAGGDVDSFNQLVVRWERPIYALAYRVIGREEEARDLVQEAFLRAYRSLGGFRGDAKFSSWLYRITLNLCRDWIRRQKRAPFVEAPEGVDVIELAGEHGPVESVEDLVARRDLGAAVNRAMAALSEDQRKAIVLKEYQGLTFQEIADLLDCPLSTVKTRLYQGLVVLRRELERQGITADVVLPHARPASGAEARRR from the coding sequence ATGACATCCAGCGACGAGGAGCTCGTTGCCCGTTCCGCGGGTGGCGATGTCGACAGCTTCAACCAGCTGGTAGTTCGCTGGGAGCGGCCAATCTATGCCTTGGCGTACCGGGTCATCGGGCGCGAGGAAGAAGCGCGCGACCTCGTGCAGGAGGCATTCCTTCGCGCCTACCGGTCGCTCGGCGGTTTCCGCGGCGACGCGAAGTTCTCGTCGTGGCTGTATCGGATTACCCTGAACCTCTGCCGTGACTGGATCCGGCGGCAGAAGCGGGCGCCGTTTGTCGAGGCGCCCGAAGGTGTGGATGTGATCGAGCTTGCCGGCGAGCACGGGCCGGTGGAGTCGGTCGAGGATCTGGTGGCGCGCCGGGACCTGGGCGCCGCAGTCAACCGGGCCATGGCGGCGCTGAGCGAAGATCAGCGAAAGGCCATTGTCCTCAAGGAATACCAGGGGCTCACGTTCCAGGAGATCGCGGATCTGCTGGACTGCCCCTTGAGTACAGTGAAGACACGCCTCTACCAGGGGTTGGTCGTGCTCCGGCGAGAGCTGGAGCGGCAGGGCATCACGGCAGACGTGGTGCTCCCGCATGCACGGCCAGCGTCTGGCGCGGAGGCGCGTCGACGCTGA
- a CDS encoding APC family permease, with product MTPAHTPGGAGGEPARSDQLERRLSAYDAAAVVVSNVIGSGILFMPAIVAGMVGNPSAMLAVWLGGGVLAFAGAMAYAELAALRPKSGGEYVYLREAFGPLAAFLTGWTSFVAGFSGAIAATSVGLAGFVGRFFPAAGDATPWVSLPLGVVTLTLSAQAIVSLTAIFALSLVHILGIGPGRLVQNALALVKVCALLVFVAAGLSIGQGSTAHFTGGAPWVPSGMLLALIPVMFSYSGWNAAAYLAEEVKDPTRNVPRALAMGTIAVVIVYVAMNVVYLYALDVRAMSTVQVRIVDAAAEVLFGPRVADLLTVVSIFIVLGSISANIFAGPRVYYAMARDGLFLAPAARVNPRTHTPAFAIAAQAAWSAVLVLTGTFERLVTYTGFAVVLFAGIAVLALFVLRRREPDAPRPFRALGYPVAPGLFVLASAAMVVNAIWREPLPSLGGLAILAAGIPVYWLFQRRLVAKA from the coding sequence GTGACGCCGGCGCACACGCCAGGCGGGGCCGGCGGCGAACCGGCACGTTCGGACCAGCTCGAACGGCGGCTCTCGGCCTACGACGCGGCAGCCGTCGTCGTCTCCAATGTCATCGGCAGCGGCATCCTGTTCATGCCGGCGATCGTTGCCGGGATGGTGGGCAACCCGTCCGCGATGCTCGCAGTATGGCTCGGCGGCGGCGTGCTCGCATTCGCAGGTGCGATGGCCTACGCCGAACTCGCGGCGCTGCGGCCGAAGTCGGGCGGCGAGTACGTCTACCTTCGCGAGGCGTTCGGCCCCCTGGCGGCATTCCTCACCGGCTGGACGTCCTTTGTCGCCGGCTTCTCTGGCGCCATCGCGGCGACCTCGGTTGGCCTTGCGGGATTCGTCGGACGTTTCTTTCCCGCCGCGGGTGATGCGACGCCCTGGGTCAGCCTGCCGCTCGGGGTCGTGACCCTGACGCTGTCCGCGCAGGCGATCGTGTCGCTCACCGCGATCTTCGCGCTCTCACTCGTTCACATCCTCGGCATCGGTCCGGGACGCCTGGTCCAGAACGCGCTCGCACTCGTGAAGGTCTGCGCGCTGCTCGTCTTCGTCGCCGCCGGGCTCTCGATCGGTCAGGGATCGACTGCGCATTTCACGGGAGGGGCGCCGTGGGTGCCCTCGGGCATGCTGCTGGCGCTGATTCCGGTGATGTTCAGCTACTCGGGCTGGAATGCCGCCGCGTACCTGGCCGAAGAAGTGAAGGATCCGACCCGCAACGTGCCGCGCGCGCTCGCGATGGGCACCATCGCCGTGGTCATCGTGTACGTCGCGATGAACGTCGTGTACCTGTATGCGCTCGACGTGCGGGCGATGTCGACGGTGCAGGTGCGGATCGTCGATGCAGCGGCCGAGGTGCTGTTCGGGCCGCGGGTGGCCGACCTGTTGACCGTCGTCAGCATCTTCATCGTGCTGGGGAGCATCAGCGCCAACATCTTCGCGGGTCCGCGCGTGTACTACGCCATGGCGCGAGACGGCTTGTTCCTCGCACCAGCCGCGCGTGTCAATCCGCGCACGCACACCCCCGCGTTCGCGATTGCCGCGCAGGCCGCCTGGAGCGCGGTGCTCGTGCTGACGGGCACGTTCGAACGGCTGGTCACCTACACCGGGTTTGCCGTGGTGCTGTTTGCCGGGATTGCCGTCCTGGCGCTGTTCGTGTTGCGGCGTCGCGAGCCCGACGCGCCGCGTCCGTTTCGCGCGCTCGGCTACCCGGTGGCGCCGGGCCTGTTCGTGCTCGCGAGCGCGGCGATGGTTGTCAACGCCATCTGGAGGGAGCCACTGCCATCACTCGGCGGTCTCGCGATCCTCGCCGCCGGCATCCCCGTGTATTGGCTCTTCCAGCGTCGTCTCGTCGCCAAAGCGTAG
- the fsa gene encoding fructose-6-phosphate aldolase: MKFFVDTGNIADIKRLHALGIIDGVTTNPSLMAKETRDPRDILKEICDIVHGPVSGEVVSTEYDGMLREGRELRKISEHIVVKVPFTQAGVRACKTLTEEGTRVNVTLVFSAAQALIAAKVGAYFVSPFVGRLDDIAHVGMDLIEDIVEIYDNYEYTTQVLVASTRGPLHIVEAAKLGADICTCPPSVIEALFKHPLTDIGLERFLKDWEKAQQK; encoded by the coding sequence ATGAAGTTCTTCGTCGACACAGGCAACATCGCCGACATCAAGCGGCTGCACGCGCTTGGCATCATCGACGGCGTCACCACCAACCCCTCGCTGATGGCGAAGGAGACGCGGGACCCCCGCGACATCCTCAAGGAGATCTGCGACATCGTCCATGGCCCCGTCAGCGGGGAGGTCGTGTCCACCGAGTACGACGGGATGCTGCGCGAGGGCCGCGAACTGCGCAAGATCTCCGAGCACATCGTCGTCAAGGTGCCGTTCACGCAGGCCGGCGTGCGGGCGTGCAAGACGCTCACCGAAGAGGGCACGCGGGTCAACGTCACGCTCGTGTTCTCGGCGGCGCAGGCGCTGATTGCGGCCAAGGTCGGTGCGTACTTCGTGAGCCCGTTTGTCGGCCGCCTCGACGACATCGCACACGTCGGGATGGACCTGATCGAGGACATCGTCGAGATCTACGACAACTACGAGTACACGACGCAGGTACTCGTGGCGAGCACGCGTGGCCCGCTGCACATCGTCGAGGCCGCCAAACTGGGGGCCGACATCTGCACGTGCCCGCCGTCGGTCATCGAGGCACTCTTCAAGCATCCGCTCACCGACATCGGCCTCGAGCGGTTCCTGAAGGACTGGGAGAAAGCGCAGCAGAAATAG
- a CDS encoding fumarylacetoacetate hydrolase family protein: MANIYRTPIGYVVEDDGAHHALDGDPFGDWRRGVAVDAPTVVLAPVVPSKIVCIGLNYKDHAAEQGKPLPAEPLIFLKPSSAIVNPGEAIELPEGVGRVDYESEVAVVIGRRATKVSEADALSHVLGLTCMNDVTARDLQKKDGRYTRAKGFDTFAPLGPCITTGLSADDLEITGRLNGEVRQQSSTRELIFPVATLIAYISRIMTLLPGDIVSTGTPAGIGPLHPGDEFVVRVQGIGELRNPIVAGR, from the coding sequence ATGGCAAACATCTACAGGACACCGATCGGCTACGTGGTGGAAGACGACGGGGCGCATCACGCCCTCGACGGCGATCCCTTCGGCGACTGGCGCCGTGGCGTGGCAGTCGACGCTCCGACGGTCGTGCTCGCGCCGGTGGTGCCATCGAAGATCGTCTGCATCGGCCTCAACTACAAGGATCACGCCGCCGAGCAGGGCAAGCCGCTGCCCGCCGAGCCTCTGATCTTCCTCAAGCCCTCGAGCGCCATCGTCAACCCCGGCGAGGCGATCGAACTGCCCGAGGGCGTGGGCCGCGTCGACTACGAGTCGGAGGTGGCGGTGGTGATCGGCCGGCGCGCCACGAAGGTGTCCGAGGCCGACGCGCTGTCGCATGTGCTCGGGTTGACGTGCATGAACGACGTCACCGCTCGCGACCTGCAGAAGAAGGACGGGCGCTACACGCGGGCGAAGGGGTTCGACACGTTCGCGCCGCTCGGTCCCTGTATCACCACGGGCCTGTCGGCCGACGACCTCGAAATCACGGGCCGGCTCAACGGCGAGGTACGACAGCAGTCCAGCACCCGCGAGCTGATCTTTCCCGTGGCAACATTGATCGCGTACATCTCGCGCATCATGACGCTGCTGCCGGGCGACATCGTGTCGACCGGCACACCCGCGGGCATCGGACCGCTGCACCCCGGCGACGAGTTCGTCGTGCGTGTGCAGGGCATCGGGGAATTGCGCAACCCGATCGTCGCGGGTCGCTAG